Genomic DNA from Coregonus clupeaformis isolate EN_2021a chromosome 9, ASM2061545v1, whole genome shotgun sequence:
aatcatatCACACGCAATTTTACCATTTGGTCAAAAtggtcaaatatatattttaaatacagAATAGCTCAAAAATAAGTAAAACTTGACAAATTATCCAATTGATTATGATAATTTGCTGGTAGAAAAGTGGAGGTGCAAAAACATGAgtgtgcctaaccctaaccctaaccctaaccctaaccctaaccctaaccctaacctaaccctaaccctaaccctaaccctaaccctaaaccctaacactaaccctaaccctagccctagccctaaccctaaaccctaaccctaaaccctaaccctaaccctaaaccctaaccctaaccccaaccccaaccccaaccccaaccccaacccctaaccccaaccccaaccccaaccccaaccccagccccaaccccaacccccaaccccaaccccaaccccaaccccaaccccaacccaaccctaaccctaaccctaaccccaaccccaaccccaccccaaccccaacccccaaccccaaccccaacccccaaccccaaccccaaccctaaccccaaccccaaccccaaccccaaccccaaccccaaccctaaccccaaccccaaccccaaccccaaaccccaaccccaaccccaaccccaaccccaacctaaccctaaccctaaccctaaaccccaaccctaacaacccccaaccccaaccccaaccccaaccctaaccctaaccctaaccctaaccctaaaccccaaccctaaccccaaccccaacccccaaccccaaccccaaccctaaccccaaccctaaccccaaaccccaaccccaaccccaaccccaaccctaaccctaaaccctaacaccaacccccaaccccaaccccaaccctaaccccaacccccaaccccaaccccaaccccaaccccaaccccaacccctaacccctaacccccaaccccaaccccaaccccaacccctaacccctaacccccaaccccaaccccaaccccaaccccaacccctaaccccaaccccaaccccaaccccaaccccaaccccaaccccaacccccaaccccaaccccaaccccaaccccaaccccaaccccaaccctaaccctaaccctaaccctaaaccccaaccccaaccccaacccccaaccctaaccctaaccctaacctaaccctaaaccccaaccccctaaccccaaccccaaccccaaccccaaccccaaccctaaccctaaccctaaccaaccctaaccccaaccccaaccccaaccctaaccctaaccctaaccctaaaccctaaccctaaccccaaccccaaccccaacccctaaccccaacccccaaccccaaccccaaccccaaccccaaccccaaccccaaccccaaccctaaccctaaccctaaccctaaaccccaaccctaaccccaaccccaaccccaaccccaaccccaaccctaaccctaaccctaaccctaaccccaaccctaaccccaaccccaaccccaaccccaaccccaaccctaaccctaaccctaaccctaaaaccccaaccctaaccccaaccccaaccctaaccctaaccctaaccctaaaccctaacactaaccccaaccctaaccccaaccccaaccccaaccccaaccccaaccccaaccccaaccccaaccccaaccccaaccccaaccccaaccctaacccctgttTTAATTTGCACCATGGATCAGGCGGCCAAGTGTAGCCTAATGGCGAAAAGCTGTTTGGCTCAGCCAAAGATTATCTCAGCTCATTCACGACTCGCGAAGAGGAAGAACTTTGCAGGTGTTTCTGATTAGCCATGCTGGTGGGTGAtaacattcaaataaaacccagccctgaaaAGAAAAGTAGACCAAAAAGTATTACCATGTCATATCATAGGGGAAACACACAGCATTGGCACTGAAAACATACAAAGTTactactacagtggcttgcgaaagtattcaccccccttggcatttttcctattttgttgccttacaacctggaattaaaatggatttttgggggggttgtatcatttgatttacacaacatgcctaccactttgaagatgcaaaatattttttcttgtgaaacaaacaagaaataagacaaaaaaacagaaaacttgagcgtgcataactattcacccccccaaagtcaatactttgtagagccaccttttgcagcaattacagctgcaagtctcttggggtatgtctctataagcttggcacatctagccactgtgatttttgcccattcttcaaggcaaaactgctccagctccttcaagttggatggattccgctggtgtacagcaatctttaagtcatactacagattctcaattggattgaggtctgggctttgacaaggccattccaagacatttaaatgtttccccttaaaccactcgagtgttgctttagcagtatgcttagggtcattgtcctgctggaaggtgaacctccgtcccagtctcaaatctctggaagactgaaacaggtttacctcaagaatttccctgtatttagcgccatccatcattccttcaattctgaccagtttcccagtccctgccgttgaaaaacatccccacagcatgatgctgccaccaccatgcttcactgtggggatggtgttctcggggtgatgagaggtattgggtttgcgccagacatagcattttccttgatggccaaaaagctcaattttagtcttatctgaccagagtaccttcttccatttatttggggagtctcccacatgccttttggcgaacaccaaacgtgtttgcttctttttttctttaagcaatggctttttttctggccactcttccgtaaagcccagctctgtggagtgtatggcttaaagtggtcctatggacagatactccaatctccgctgtggagggttgcagctccttcagggttatctttggtctctttgttgcctctctgattaatgccctccttgcctggtccgtgagttttggtgggcggccctctcttggcaggtttgttgtggtgccatattctttcaattttttaataatggatttaatggtgctccgtgggatgttcaaagtttctgatatttttttataaccccaaccctgatctgtacttacatttttacattttagtcatttagcagacactcttatccagagcgacttacagttagtgagtgcatacatttttcatacttctccacaactttgtccctgacatgtttggagagctccttggtcttcatggtgccgctttcttggtggtgccccttgcttagtggtgttgcagactctggggcctttcagaacaggtgtatatatactgagatcatgtgacagatcatgtgacacttagattgcacacaggtggactttatttaactaattatgtgacttctgaaggtaattggttgcaccagatcttatttaggggcttcatagcaaaggtggtgaatacatatgcacgcaccacttttccgttatttattttttagaattttctgaaacaagttattttttttcatttcacttcaccaatttggactattttgtgtatgtccattacatgaaatccaaataaaaatcaatttaaattacaggttgtaatgcaacaaaataggaaaaacgccaagggggatgaatactctTGCTAGGCACTGTttatcatactttgactaaaacaatgACTTCTTGACTTAAATCATTGTGCATCATCATGGGCATCGTCTTTCAGCTGAAAAAAATTGAATTTCCGTGCTTCTGGGCGTTTAAAACTGCTAAGATGTCTTTCCACCCCAAGGCAAAATGGGTCGAATTGCAGGACATTTTCTGTAAAACTGCAAATttattctctctgccccatgacaaaatTTGTAAAGTCGCATTAAATTTGTTATAAAATTTCTAAAAGaatctctccgccccatggcaaaatgtgtacaattgcaggaaatgaactttgAAACTTAAACGTTTCTCTCCGCCGTCAAGAGAGGggtcactaaaatgttttgctgtgAGATGTggggccccccaaccaaatctcactTAGGCCCCTAAAAGGCTAGAGCTGGCCTTGCCTGCAGAACTAGAGCTGCCTAAACCCAGCTGTCTCTGTGCCCATGTACCAAAACATGTGCTATGAATCAGGTTGATAGGGCAGTCTACCATGAGGTGCGTGTACTGTCTACCAGTGAGTGAGTCTTAGCCCAGTGTAGGCACTGAGTCTGTTACTGTAATGCCCATTCTACAGCCTCCAGGCCATGGTATTGTAATGCCTATTCTACAGCCTCCAGACCATGGTATTGTGATGCTATTCTACAGCCTCCAGACCATGGTATTGTAATGCCTATTCTACAGCCTCCAGACCATGGTATTGTAATGCCCATTCTACAGCCTCCAGACCATGGTATTGTAATGCCCATTCTACAGCCTCCAGACCATGGTATTGTAATGCCCATTCTACAGCCTCCAGACCATGGTATTGTAATGCTATTCTACAGCCTCCAGACCATGGTATTGTAATGCTATTCTACAGCCTCCAGACCATGGTATTGTAATGCTATTCTACAGCCTCCAGACCATGGTATTGTAATGCTATACTACAGCCTCCAGACCATGGTATTGTAATGCTATTCTACAGCCTCCAGACCATGGTATTGTAATGCCTATTCTACTGCCTCCAGACCATGGTATTGTAATGTCTACACTCCTAAaaagaaaggtgctatctagaaccaaaaatggttcttcacttgtctccataggagaaccctttgaagaaccccttttggttccaggtagaacccgctgtggaaagggttctacatggaacccaaaatagttctacctggaaccaaaaagggttctcatatggggacagACACAGAACACTTTTGGaatcctttttttctaagagtgtaatctACTGCCTCCAGGCCATATACAGTCAGTACGTTAGCCCCCTTGTGGCATACATGGGCAAACAATCTCTTAACCCAAGTCTAACAGTCTCACAAGTCAGATAATTATttcagaaatatcacatttatgtgATAGACTGGAAATGAAAACCAAGTCTGGCAATGGTACTCACTGAAAGTGAGAGCATGTCCTCATCTGACCCttatacacatactgtataaatAAACTGTTCGTGTTGCAACATTTCTGAAACATTCCCAAATTTCCCAGAATCAGGATAGAATAAACAGGGAtggaatcctccaaccgggaTATCTGGAAAACGTGGGTATTTTGGGAAAGTTTCATTCAATTTGCTACCTTAATCCTGAGGGGGACTTACTGCGGCAGCGTCCGTGGTACTGGACCTCCAGGTCGGGATGGTTCCTGCAGCGGGCCCTGAGCATGGTACACTCATCCTTGTAGGATCTTCCATCCGACCCACAGACGGACCCCCTTCTTGTGACTTTGGAGCAGTctggagcacacacacacctgggcttGTTCCTCTTGTTCATCTTGCATCTCTTCCCAGGACCGCAGTTAACGCTGTCGCATGTTTCTGGGATGAATGGATGGTTAGATGGatgcatggatggatggatggatggatggatggatggatggatggatggatggatggatggatggatggatggatggatggatgggtgggtgggtggatcaGTGGATGGATTCATTGAGGAACCAATCAAGTCATCATACATATTGGATATGATATAAGGCCAAATGCCTTTATCAAAACCCATTATAGCAGGATACTATGTGGAGAGTAATTCTAGTTAATTAACATATTACATGCCATACACATGATAACATGTTGGAGTTTTTTGTAAGAAGTTCCACCAGGTTTTAGAATAATGTTGCACCACTTGAAGTAATGATATTGATCATCACTCACCTTTACATGGTATGCAATTAGGCGCGCCTCCATTGAAGATCATCCATCGGAATAGCGTGCTGTTGGGCACATCTTCCTCGGTCCATGCGGTGCCCAGACGGCCACTCCGGCAGCAGTCCTCCCGGGTCATCCCGGACATGTAGAGCACCTGGCACCGGCCGTTCTTTCCCTGCTGCAACCAGCAGTTACCGGCTGGAGAGAGACGGTCGATGTCCAATTAAAGTCTCAAATGAGCTTCGCGCACGCGTATAACGGAATAGTATTGCCTTATCTGAGCATGCTACATCTTAAACAATACCAACTTTTCCCCTATAGCACCCTAGTATATCCATTTCTACTTTTTTTGTTTCGAGCAAAGTTCTACAATACAGGCTATGACAAATGTGTCTGATTGCGTAAAGACCAATAAATCCCAGCGCATCGGGATTTCACCAGAGGACGCACCGGAGGAGCCGCGCGTATTCACTCCTCCTTGGGACCCACCAGTCCATCTGTCTCAGGCTATCAGCTCAGCTTGTAGGAGAATGACCCACTTGTAAAGGTATAGGACGTCACACTGACTAATCTCCGACCATATTATGCAATAAAGCTTGTACATATCGTTTACAAATTGGTCATAGATTTTCTTTCAGACTATGCCTACCCATGCATAATTGTATGATTGATCGGATGTTTTGATGAACTCCATTTAGACACAATCCCCAATCATTCCAGTCAAATATGAGCACACACCCCACACAATAACCCATATTTTCTTATGAGGTATTTGGAAGATAAATTTACTGATCTAGCTTGGCTGATGTTTCAATGTCGCCTACAACTTGACCTTAAAAAGTTATGCCATCCTCACTCAACAAGACAACTGGTCACATAATCAATCATAGCATACTCACCCTGGACTTTGTGGTCCTCCATAAAGTGAGTGAACCACATGAAAAGCGCAATCACGCCTTGACGGAGCTGTGGTGTTTGTAGCATCCTAAACATGGGAACGGATCGCGGACTGGCGCGAGCGACTGCAGACCTGACGCGCAGCGGAGAAGTTGTGTCCCTGCGCACGCGATGCAAAGCTCAGTGAGTGACTGTCAAACTGTCTGACTCCGTCTCTCTTTTTAAATCTTTAAGGGGTGTCTTCTAGCTAAATATCTGTAGTGGGCGGTCTTCAAATTgatgggaggggtggagagagttttttaaaatatatagttCCCCCTTCATCAGGTCCTGAAGAGTAACTCTAGACTCTAAAGAGTTTCTCAATAGTGAGCGTGCATTAAAGGATTTTAAAGAATGGTTTGGCAGGAGTACTGACGACGGTGGTGCGTAAAGAGATTGTCAAGACCACAATGTTGACCAGAGGGCATTAAACACACACCTTTAATTCAGATTAACAATTGTACCTCTGTCATTAACTGTACAGCTACTGAAACAACATGGTTTATGTTTCACAGCTCATTTGCTGTTGTTTGATCAAGTATTTTTTTTGGCGTAAAATGTCATAACAGCTGTTTTGAGATGTCATTCAAAGTTAATATGATGCTAAAAAATATTCGTTATCAGAATTTTTcgcaataaataaaaatacaataggagtaaatatatattatgatttttttttttacagtgggcTAGTACGCCCACCGGCCACGCCTAGCACATGGCCTCAGTTCCAGTTTTGATTAGTGCTCCATTGCTGTGGATAGATAGCCTATAGCAAATGATAATAATAGCCACAGGAATACAACCATTCCAATAATAGATTGGTCAGTTGTTTGGCCCTCGTTCTCTGGGGTCAAACATATACATGTAGGCTGTCCAATCCCGTCTCCAAAGAGGCTTTTAAAGATAAACGTATCCATTAGCCAACGCTTAGCCGCTGAGCAGCCTTAGTGTGGAAAGCTTCCCCCATATGTCACAACGCGTTAACAGGTGGCGTTTCACATGTGCCACCGCTTGACAGGTAGACTAGACCTACTGTTGCGTCCTCAACTAGTGTATGACGGCTCTGCTTTCAAAGGGTGATATCGTGCGCCCTCCATCGGTAGACATTTAGAACTGCATCTCACTTGGTCCAATTTCTTAGTGCTGGTGCCAATATGTGCCAAGGGGCGCCAAGAGAGCAATGATTTTGTGATAGTTGAAATTATCGAATCGAATGACCTAACCTCTAATAATCAGTTAAATGGTTAAATTGACATTTCTAACCTTTTGCAACCGATACATATTAGGCATAGTTTATATAGTCTAAACCTCAAATAGCAACACCACAGAGACAGAATAAGTAGCCAGCATGGCATATCAGCTGTGCATGATAGAGGGGAAAATGTGGTGTCAGATTTTCTTTATGGCATAATTTCGATTTATTTGGGTCTAGCCTACATGTGTTATGGTGACATCTGGTGGTCTGTCTTTAGAATAATATTGGAGTGAATGTGTACGCCTCCTATTTCCTGCCTACCAGTCAGCTGACTGCGAGGAGGAGCGGAGTGGGGAAGTAAATACACAAGGTCCAGGGTCAGGCAGTAGTAACATAGTAGCCTACATTCATTTGATCAATGTTGCGGATACAACTTCATTCATGACTACCGAAGTAAGCGCAATAGGCTGTTTAATAGTGTTTATTTGCCAGGCTATTTGAAACCAGTATTTGCAGAACTCTCCAACATGACAGTGACAGCTCAAGGTTTATCTGAATTGTTTGTGTCTCTCTGTCATGAGTGGGACTACAATTAATTAGTGTCTTACTGTCTTTACGTTTATAATAGGTGTCAGTGTTGTATTTCGCCAAAAGTGCTGAGTTGACGGGACTCAAATCAGAGACGATCAGGGTCCCTTCAGAACTGACGACCCGAGACGATCAGAGTCCCTTCAGAACTGACGACCCTCAAGCTGTGGGAGGACCTTGTCAACAGACACCCCAGGTAAATACGGGACCATACAAGTTGAATTCGAAGAGCTATTTGTCATTTAATTTGTCTTTATTCCCCAGACTGTTTGCAGTGCGTGATTCATTCGTTTTGGCTGTGCGTCAGGAGTATGTGGCCCTTGGGGACCAGCGCATGAGCCTGAGGGACGGTGACGAGGTCGCTGTCATTCCACCTCTAAGCGGGGGATAAATAGGCCTGTTAATTCAGGTGAGACATGTTGCTGTTGACAATAGCCTACCAGTACTCAAACACACAATAGTTAATCACACCATCTCAGAATATTGAGGTGAATTCTGATCTCAATTTCCTCTAGTCTATGGTTTCTTTTTCCAGCAGAAGGCTATCTATCTCCACCAATTTCAGTTTGACTTATTTTAGCTTCCTCAACCCTCATTCCTGACACAGAGATGTCTGAAAAAGCTGACCCATGACAAGCTCTCTGTGGACGCAGTGTCAGACTCTGTCACCTCCCCCTCCTGTGGCGCTATTTCTATCTTCATAGGTGAGGACTTTACACAGAACTCatcaatatatacagtaccagtcaaaagtttggacacacctactcattccagggtttttctttatttttacaattttctacattgtagaatattaactatgaaataacacatatggaatcatgtaataaccaaaaaagtgttaaacaaatcaaaatatattttatatttgagaatcttcaaagtagccaccctttgccttgatgacagctttgcacacgcttggcgttctctcaaccagcttcatgaggtaatcacctggaatgcatttcaattaacaggtgtgccttgttaaaagttaatttgtggaatttctttccttcttaatgcgtttgagccaatcaattgtgttgtgacaaggtagggggtgtatacagaagatagccctatttggtaaaagaccaaatccatattatggcaagaacagctcaaataagcaaagagaaacgacagtccatcattactttaagacatgaaggtcagtcaatctggaaaatttcaagaactttgaaagtttcttcaagtgcagtcgcaataaccatcaagcgctatgatgaaactggctctcatgaggaccgccacaggaaaggaagacccagagtcacctctgctgcagaggataagttcattagagttaccagcctagagttcaagtaacagacacatctcaacatcaactgttcagaggagactgtgtgaatcaggccttaatggacaaattgctgcaaagaaaccactactaaaggacaccaataagaagaagagacttgcttgggccaagaaacacgagcaatggacattagaccggtggaaatttgtcctttggtttgatgagtccaaatttgagatttttgagactcactttgtgagacgcagagtaagtgaacagatgatctccacatatgtagttcccaccatgaagcatggaggaggaggtgtgatggtgtgggggtgctttgcgggtgacactgtcagtgatttatttagaattcaaggcacacttaactagcatggctaccacagcattctgcattgatatgccatcccatctggtttgcgcttagtgggactatcatttgtttttcaacaggacaatgacccaacacacctccaggctgtgtaagggctatttgaccaagaaggagagtgatggagtgctgcatcagatgacctggcctccacaatcacccgacctgaacccaattgtgatggtttgggatgagttggaccgcagagtgaaggaaaagcagccaacaagtgctcagcatatgtggtaactccttcaagactgttggaaaagcattccaggtgaagctggtggagagaatgccaagagtgtgcaaagctgtaatcaaggcaaagtgtggctactttgaagaatctaaaatctaaaatattttttggttacgacatgattccatatgtgttatttcatagttttgatgtctttactattattattcaatgtagaaaatagtaaaaataaagaaaaaacccttgaatgagtaggtgtgtccaaacttttgactggtactgtagctgaGTATGGACTTTACACAGATCTCATCTTCATCGGTGAGTAGGGACTTTACACAGCTCTGCTCAACTACTTCGATGTCAACTGTTTTATCAGAGCACACCTGTTTACACTGAAGGCTTGTgttaggctttagctcagcaggcttATACAGTCAGTCTCGTGGCACACAATAGACCCTGGTTGGAAGTTTGAACCCAGTCGCTCACACATGTTCAGTCAAAGGCAAGCTGAGGCCAGGATGTCTGTGATGGTGATTAATGGATTATTTCAGCGAGGACAAGGAACAATTTTGAGGGGAAGAAGATGGTGCAGCTGGAGTATGAAGCCTACGTCTCCATGGCCCAATCAGAACTCAGGAAGATCTACACAGACATCAGGGCAAGGTGACCCACTGTCAGGCACATCTTCACACAACTCTCCCTGTCACATTCCTGgtaaactaactaactaactaactaactaactaactaactaattaactaactaactaactaactaactaactaactaactaataacaGTGTTTTAACTCTGAGACAGTAACTCTGTTACTATGTGAGACTCTATGAGTGGGGAACTGTAACTCTATGGGTGGGGAACTGTAACTCTATGAGAACTGTAACTCTATGAGAACTGTAACTCTATGAGAACTGTAACTCTATGGGTGGGGAACTGTAACTCTATGAGAACTGTAACTCTATGAGTGGGGAACTGTAACTCTATGGGTGGGGAACTGTAACTCTATGAGAACTGTAACTCTATGAGAACTGTAACTCTATGAGAACTGTAACTCTATGGGTGGGGAACTGTAACTCTATGAGAACTGTAACTCTATGAGAACTGTAA
This window encodes:
- the LOC121573482 gene encoding follistatin-A-like isoform X2; protein product: MFRMLQTPQLRQGVIALFMWFTHFMEDHKVQAGNCWLQQGKNGRCQVLYMSGMTREDCCRSGRLGTAWTEEDVPNSTLFRWMIFNGGAPNCIPCKETCDSVNCGPGKRCKMNKRNKPRCVCAPDCSKVTRRGSVCGSDGRSYKDECTMLRARCRNHPDLEVQYHGRCRKTCHGVRCPGSASCVVDQTNNAYCVTCNHQCPEVKSPDQYLCGNDGVVYASACHLRRATCMLGRSIGVAYEGKCIDARSCGDIVCRGAKRCLWDEGSGRGRCSVCDEACPESRPGESVCSSDNNTYPSECSMRQAACAQQRLLDVKHSGSCNCLNQV
- the LOC121573482 gene encoding follistatin-A-like isoform X3, with product MFRMLQTPQLRQGVIALFMWFTHFMEDHKVQAGNCWLQQGKNGRCQVLYMSGMTREDCCRSGRLGTAWTEEDVPNSTLFRWMIFNGGAPNCIPCKETCDSVNCGPGKRCKMNKRNKPRCVCAPDCSKVTRRGSVCGSDGRSYKDECTMLRARCRNHPDLEVQYHGRCRKTCHGVRCPGSASCVVDQTNNAYCVTCNHQCPEVKSPDQYLCGNDGVVYASACHLRRATCMLGRSIGVAYEGKCIDARSCGDIVCRGAKRCLWDEGSGRGRCSVCDEACPESRPGESVCSSDNNTYPSECSMRQAACAQQRLLDVKHSGSCN